TGGAATTCATTGGCAAAGTAGTGTTGGCTTGTGAAGATTGTTTTGCCTTCCCTGATACGGAATAGTGCAATACACTCTTTTTCTTCGTATAACATTGCCAAATAaagattcaaaacaaaatagaaacaaaatgcaaaattaaatgcaaaagatAGAATAATAGCATTTAACAATAGAAAAGtaataacttcaaaaaagttTATCATTGAGATTGAGAGTCTCCAAAGTATTGCCCcgttaatacaaaattgacgaCTAGAAACTAGTTCTAGTTGAAAAGGGAAATTGTATTTGTAggaagtttaaattttcttcgTATAAGTAGTGAGGTACCTCGAAACTCCTTATAAGAAGGTTAAATGTTGCTTCTTTGGCTGCAATGTCTGCAAGGTCATTGCCTTTGATACCTGCATGACCTGTTGTCCATGCTAACCAAATTTTTGTCATAATTGTATATGATGCTACGGATGTAACTCCCTTCTGTTTATTTTggattaaactttttttatataacagCGAGAAAAGGTaactttttgaagcaaaaagtTTTCCAAACTAGAATTGTGGGTTcataccaaaaaaaagaaactgtcaattaaacTCCAAAATGATTGATATCATTTATACTTTCGGTTACCCGGACCAATATTCCAGTAATCAGATTTGTAAGGACTAAAGTCTTTTAGTCACTGCAGTTGCAGTTACACTTCTTTCTTAAGTCTTTTGCCTTccgaaataattttaactttcaaaacaacaattatatgttgtgtatttttaaatcGAGTTTTCAgcaaaaagtttttgagaattgTTCACACTGAAGCCTAGTACGCAGCTGAAGTGAAACGATTTTTTTCGGCGGTCTCCAAGTGCAGAGcgaaatgaaaacgaaaaccacagtGGACAAATATTAGTGGAGAGTctaaaacaattgacaagttctgaCACTCAGCAGCtggtaaacaaaagtgaaaaaatattctatttataaacattttcttgagcagttagtacattgtttttttatttctgcagCTATATTACTCCACAGGTTCGCaacggctgaattatttttgtgaagcctaTGCTCCAACTTCAAAATAGCTTCACTGGCTTCGTTGGTTTTCCTCCgaagagaaatcaatttttttttcttcggtttatttgttggaagttgaagttcactgctcgtcttcatcacttcttgcacatcacaaataacatcttcaacatcctgagtttccgattcagaaatgtattgttggaacacattagacaaatccattttattttaaattttaaatcaaatataaatcaaagtcaaaacacCGATAGGCACgagtatacaatttttgttttgaataaaaaaattaaaagttaaaattttgtaagcaaCTAACAtgccgggcaattaaattgagaacgaaaagagtggagaattgtacttaGAAATCTAGAAgttatccactaaaatgacacatttcgtcgttcagcagcgtactgaaaaacgaaaaccacagcgaaatttttaatttatgatttcgtcatgtaatttttgtatgggaattttcgtttggcatcagcagcgtactcgTAGTAGGCTTGAACGTTTACAAGTTTgcgtttgacatttcaattggCACAAATTGActattaaatattgttgttaatacaTACTACGAAGAATGTAATAGCCTTTTCATACCaaacccaaaacaattttacaattaaatttcCCTGGGTATAGTTTCTGAATACAGGAAAATCTCAGCCATCTTCTGGGGTAAGAACGGGTATCACCATCATCTTCGTACTGGGTTAAAAAGTACCTAATGGAGTCATCATAAGAACCCGGAAATGTATCTATTGATTCTCtgaaatttaaaatgcattGTAATACtacattatgttttttttgtatttagttaaaatattaCCCGAGAGAAGGCTGTCTTCCACAACAAAATCTAGatttatatgtataaaaaaccTCTGGAGTTGTAgacagaaattgaaaatatgaaaGTGAAAGATTTCTTTTGGTAGCAGACattagttctttttgtttacaatttaggtttatttgtttagttcatctttggattgctactagttttcgacatgtttaatataaaactttttgtttacgATTAATATATGGAAAAACTTGAGTCTCGATGTAGGTTTTATGACAAAACCGGGTTTTTAGTTTGGTACGAAAAGCGTATAAGAATATgtttatagccttttcacaccaaacccaaaaccgggtttccgaaaacccaaaaatcgttcacaccgaacatttacacgttttcatttgacatttaaatttatttgtcaaattttgtattgataaaagaatttgtgagtaaaaacttttgttcttctcaaattatttgtaaaaataaaatgaattctaaccagttcaacaagaactacaagctcgcttggctgcagctatcctctttgtttacTTCAACCGGTCTGAACAATTCACTAAGTAGAAGCTAGTTgcctagaaaatatatcatacaatcaacaacaaacaaaactgttatacaaaaacaaattgagtggtgcaacagtccgttgagaactagggcccagcgacttacaactctcaaccattcctgtgtgcgaaaaatgttgtcaggaatggaagagacctacagtttatatgccgaatccgaacggctaatttgagaaagcactatttcatgacaagaattgctcttgaagaatttgtcaattccacaagaggcagtaccagtgaaaagactttagatggcatagacagggatcgaactcaagacctctggcatgacagtccaacgcactaatcatcacgCCATGGAtgctacaaaaataaacaaatctgttactttagaaattaatttaatttaaaacattttcatataagatattttgtttggctcttttgttctttttgtttttggaatgcaaataaaaaacttatttcattctttcccaacgtttcgtaagtgttccttacttcttcaggggtgtctttattcaatatttttcattaaatcacattaattctattaattttatttccattccTGCATCCATTCAAACGACGGCACtgacacaaaattgaaaataaattaacaaaaagaatatgaaataaataatagacataaacaagaaaaaactatcaaattaaaCAGAATTGACACTTATATCACAGGTTTCCCAGGTACTTTTTTGATTATCTAAAACATTCaatacattttcttcttctttcacaacatattcaatccaaaatactgagcttatgactttTGCTTCTGCTGGCCAAATGTCCCCTCAGTATCGCCATATTTGgtggccgtccgagcaacttataggcggtattgagaagattctgaacgatttcgtgtaggtccttatggctgGAGCAGAAAAAGTCAATTCCAAGTTAAAGATTCATACCACATTCACACTCATCCAAGTGATCACTGACGCTGTTATGATGGACTgaaatttctccatgactatctctttatcTTCTTCCTTTGAAGttgcgatagcccactgttgtaattttattcactggaacaacgattcccacattgtggaatgtcttggcgcaaattttcctagcctgctgcgacttagcctccaccagaaatgttctttcatacttattctcctccacaaatgaacttatcgcctttctcgtATCTCCCAAATTATTCTGATTGAACGGAgctaccggaaagtctttctccaggtagtaagcaaAAGCGTCGATAATATTTCTGGCGACGAGTTaagagccttgcacatgagagcgaacaatgaatgaacgaatggacgaacaaacgtaattttatacatttcataagtcaatttcaaacaaaaatacattttaattataagaaaccaattcaaacttatgttaggataatgaaatttgcattttgttctctacaataagagaattttgtaaaaacaatttggtagtaacgaattgcagtgtgtttgctacgaactgtcaaactctattcgcgttccacataccatccacactgaaacgaataaattgttcgcgctcaacttaacctcaaaattataccactcttgctttgtttgtttaaaagggtaattataaattgacaattcgtcgctgtctgccaATAGATATAAAGCTCATGTAAAAGGAAAGTcgaaatatgcgaacatccacagtgcGCATTTCGCAGCTCATGTGGAAGAtgcttaaaaatataacttttgcGTTGTTTTACACACACTTTTTCACTTTTAGTTGTCAACAGCTGATCGACAAATTGTTATCAAAACAGGAATGACATCCGAAGTCTATCATCTCTACGTTTATTATGGACTATTTTTGGAGAACATCGTCTTTAGTAAATCCACGATCCACACCAAATTACATTAATCCTTTATGTGAAGAATTAAATTAAGTCCTATTTATTTGCAATTTGGTACTTAACATTTCACTTTAAAATGTTCAGACTCggaaaacaagcaaacaaatttgttattaaggtttattttgtgtttttgtcattaaaatttTCGAATCATCGAATTACTACTTTTTTCATCTCAGAATTTGACGGATCGTCAAGGCCTCATTCAGTTACCGGTTCGGCACAAGTCCTATTTGCCCATAAATACCATAATAATGTTCGTTCCACAACAAGAGGTTCGTTGTTTTATTCGTTCATGTATTATTTGTAAATTGGAATACATTTACTAATTGGAATAATCTCTCACACGTAGGCATGGATTGTCGAACGAATGGGACGTTTTCATGAAATAATGGATCCCGGAGTGAACTTCTtgttgccttttgttgataaaatCAAATATGTTCAAAGCCTGAAGGAAATAGCTATCGACGTTCCAAAACAATCCGCTATTTCCTTGGACAATGTCACGTTGAGTATAGATGgagttttatatttaagaataattgatcCTTATAAAGGTGTGTTGTGCATCGAAGAGAACAAAAccattattaatacattttttggtaGCATCTTATGGTGTAGAAGATCCCGAATTTGCTGTTACGCAACTAGCACAAACAACAATGAGATCCGAATTAGGAAAGATGTCCCTCGACAAAGTGTTTAGAGAAAGGGAATCTCTAAATGTCAGCATTGTAGATTCCATTAATAAGGCTAGCGAAGCGTGGGGCATTACGTGTCTGCGATATGAAATTCGTGATATTAAAGTAAGAAATTTATCTGTACTTTATGTGCTGAAATGATGTGTTATATGTAGCTACCTGATCGAGTACACGAAGCTATGCAAATGCAAGTTGAAGCCGAGAGGAAAAAAAGAGCCGCAATATTAGAATCTGAGGGAATTCGG
This window of the Eupeodes corollae chromosome 3, idEupCoro1.1, whole genome shotgun sequence genome carries:
- the LOC129952032 gene encoding stomatin-like protein stl-1, with product MFRLGKQANKFVIKNLTDRQGLIQLPVRHKSYLPINTIIMFVPQQEAWIVERMGRFHEIMDPGVNFLLPFVDKIKYVQSLKEIAIDVPKQSAISLDNVTLSIDGVLYLRIIDPYKASYGVEDPEFAVTQLAQTTMRSELGKMSLDKVFRERESLNVSIVDSINKASEAWGITCLRYEIRDIKLPDRVHEAMQMQVEAERKKRAAILESEGIREAEINIAEGKRKSRILASEAERQENINKASGEAAAILAIADARARGLQTIAKSVVTEDGKNAASLTLAEQYISAFSNLAKTNNTMLLPSNSSDISSMVFQALNVYDMISKKNGFGNNVEAIRKSEEHVESPKKESCFSVEPNENFRKTNNV